TTACGGCTTGCAGGGATTTGAAACATTCCATATCGATATTGACCGAGAACTAAGAGGGCAACCGGCAACCCTTCGACTCGAGTTAGAAGGCACCGAGCCGATTTACTTAGACAATATCTTTTTTAAGAGCGAAAGTCTCAAGTGGGGCAATCCTACGGAAGCCAGAGCCGAACTCAACTCTCAATACGAGAACAACTACCTAATCGAGAAACCCCAGTATTCTCTCTCGTATAACGCCAGCAAAAACACCATTAACTGGGTCAGTTGGAAACTGAACCAATCGTGGTTCGGCTCGGCGAGCCGAAGCGGTCTTGGGTTTGGCGAAGATCCGGCTCTTGACAACACGGGATGGGATCGGGTCAAACATGTTGACTACAATGCCAACTATCTCCAAGACAAAAATGGCCAAGCTGTGGAGAACGTGCAAAAGGACGACTATGGAGATCCCATATTAGATCCCGAAACCGGAGAGCCGATACCTATCATCGACATAGATCGAGGTCATCTGGCTCCGGTGGCTGACAGAACCAGAACCAGGAAAGACGTACTTGCTACCTTCTTGACCACTAATATTTTGCCGCAACAACAAACAAATAATCGAGGGATCTGGCGGGCTCTGGAGAAACATATACAAGACGTAGTTAAAAGACCTCCTAATGGAGGACACTTAGATACCTATATAATCGCCGGAGGCTTTGACGTTAATCAGCAATATAACGGAATTTCACAGAACGACAGCCTGGATCCCTTGATTCACCTGCCCCGGGGCTTGTGGAAAGTCGCCCTGACTGTGGGGGACAACATCAACGAGCCTCCCACAACATCCCACTATGGGGTTTATATGGGCAACGAACCAAGAAGCGATTGGCAACAATTCACCATCAACATAGAAGAGCTTGAAAAACTTCTGAGTGCGGATAATACTATTCCTTTCCAGTACGAGTTTTTAACCTCTAACGTCACCGCATCTGAGAGTCAAACTATCAAAGGTAACAATAAAATCATTTTCCCCAGTCCGGGGTAAGGAGAACTCGGCAAAATACTCAGTCCCTCGAAACGCCTTAACTGTTGACTGCTGCTTAGGCGTTTCGATCCTCTAGCCTCTCCTTAGACAGTTTTGCGGGTGCCGTCTCTCATAATTGTGTCTTTAAAAATGTTAAAAATGGAACCCCGGGAAGCTCGACCCCCTGTCATTCCGGTTAGATTTGCCCGGGTGAAATCACAGCGCTCGAAATCTACTTCGTCGTTCAAACTGGCATAGCTCAAATTAATTTCCGTCATATTACAGTCTTCAAAATGGACTTGATCCAATATGCCATAGCTCCAGTTGGCTCCGGTGAAATTGCACTCCCTGACAAAGGTATAACTATTACTCGCTCCAGTTAGATCGGCATAACTCAAATCTGCGGCCTCAATAAAGCAGTCAAAACGAGTACCGCGCAGATTAGCCCGACGCAGGTTGGCTCCTTCCAGATCGGCACCACCAAGATAAGCTTTTTTCAAGTTGGCTGACTCTAAGTTAGCGTTTCTGAAGATGGTGCTTGAGAGAGTGGCTCGCGCTAGGTTAGCTCCTTTTAAGTTGGCTCCTGTGAAGTTAGTGCATGTCAGGTCAGCCCGAGTTAAATTAGCGCCGCTCAAATCGGCGTTTTCCAGGTTCACCCTGCTCAGATCTATTCCCGGGAAATCTGCATTGCTCAACTGGGCGTGCGGTCCAATGAAAATCGCCCCCTCAAGAGCTTTCTCGTCGGATATGCGGGTTTGGGGTCTGTAGAAAGCTCCTTTGAGGACGGCTCCAGTTAACTTGGCCGAGTGCAGGCAAGCGTGCATCAGGTTGGCGCCGGTCAGGTTGGCGGAGCTGAAGTCCGTTCCCTCTACAAAATCTCCGCTCAAATACGCACCGGTGAGATCGGCTCGGAGAAAATTTCCTCCCTTAATCTGACAGGGGTCAAGAGTCGCTCCCTTCAAACAAGCGCCGCTGAAATTAACGCCCCTCTCCTCGGCACAGCAGTGCCAGAAGTTGGCACTGCTGAGATCGGCCCTTGTGAAATCAGCTCCATCAAGCTTGCACTTGGACAGTTCGACGTGACTGAAGTTAGCATCGGTGAGGTTGGCCCGCTCCAAGGAACCTCTTTTCTTTGTCGCATAGTTATAGTCAGCCCCACTAATCCTAGCCCCACTGAAGTTAGCTCTAGTTAAGTTAGCATTTTGGAGATCGATCTCACATAGTTGGGCCTCAATTAGACTGGCTTGAGTTAGATTGGCATCGCCAAAGTCAACTCTTTCCAACCGGGCGCGGTTTAGGTTGGCTCCGGCCAAGTTGGCGGAGCTAAAATTGCCCCATTCCAGATTGACTCCTTC
Above is a genomic segment from Oscillatoria acuminata PCC 6304 containing:
- a CDS encoding pentapeptide repeat-containing protein; this encodes MDAEELLRRYQAGERDFQGVDLSHANLEGVNLEWGNFSSANLAGANLNRARLERVDFGDANLTQASLIEAQLCEIDLQNANLTRANFSGARISGADYNYATKKRGSLERANLTDANFSHVELSKCKLDGADFTRADLSSANFWHCCAEERGVNFSGACLKGATLDPCQIKGGNFLRADLTGAYLSGDFVEGTDFSSANLTGANLMHACLHSAKLTGAVLKGAFYRPQTRISDEKALEGAIFIGPHAQLSNADFPGIDLSRVNLENADLSGANLTRADLTCTNFTGANLKGANLARATLSSTIFRNANLESANLKKAYLGGADLEGANLRRANLRGTRFDCFIEAADLSYADLTGASNSYTFVRECNFTGANWSYGILDQVHFEDCNMTEINLSYASLNDEVDFERCDFTRANLTGMTGGRASRGSIFNIFKDTIMRDGTRKTV